From a single Haladaptatus sp. R4 genomic region:
- the aceB gene encoding malate synthase AceB, producing the protein MTTERRHERAFVRTFFTSPTAVEGEDDSAKMLRSAAQLRGMQAPDVWVPDNEDATAPSMRDEGAKNIVEVVAEHGEEFPGEIHPRIVWHRDAPGTRYRGFQHILQIADPERGAIEHIDGFVVPEVGGIDDWKKADEFITLVENEHGLEEGSLAMSVIIESGAAELAMGDLREEIGKPDNNLERLFMLVDGEVDYTKDMRAMTPTGGLPEWEELRHNTSRGASAAGLIAVDGPYDDIRDVDGYRERMTANRAKGMIGIWSLTPGQVVTANEAPLPPETGRWLLDVDGQRTELEREDDTQFYDGNRVGLSETGDGYRLRVGDDERELDGDELREELLDMTEYVPSMDDIVDSMEEFEAAKEAGRGAIAMTQATTVVIDGVEIDIENDRMWDEATYQAAMTPIAVFQDVYENRPDQHDALAELYGENVVERAMQVG; encoded by the coding sequence ATGACCACGGAACGACGACACGAACGAGCGTTCGTGCGGACGTTCTTCACCTCGCCAACGGCGGTCGAGGGGGAAGACGACTCCGCCAAGATGCTACGGAGCGCAGCACAGTTACGCGGGATGCAGGCCCCCGACGTTTGGGTCCCGGACAACGAGGACGCGACGGCCCCGTCGATGCGCGACGAGGGTGCCAAGAACATCGTCGAAGTGGTGGCCGAGCACGGGGAGGAGTTCCCGGGCGAAATCCACCCTCGTATCGTCTGGCACCGGGACGCCCCCGGAACCCGTTATCGGGGATTCCAGCACATACTGCAGATCGCCGACCCCGAGCGGGGAGCCATCGAACACATCGACGGGTTCGTGGTTCCCGAAGTGGGCGGCATCGACGACTGGAAGAAGGCCGACGAGTTCATAACCCTCGTCGAGAACGAACACGGCCTCGAAGAGGGCAGTCTCGCCATGTCCGTCATCATCGAGAGCGGGGCGGCGGAATTGGCGATGGGCGACCTCCGCGAGGAGATAGGAAAGCCGGACAACAACCTCGAACGCCTGTTCATGCTCGTGGACGGCGAGGTCGATTACACCAAGGATATGCGCGCGATGACGCCGACCGGCGGCCTCCCGGAGTGGGAGGAACTGCGCCACAACACGTCGCGCGGTGCGAGCGCCGCCGGACTCATCGCGGTCGACGGCCCGTACGACGACATCCGGGACGTGGACGGCTACCGCGAGCGCATGACCGCCAACCGGGCCAAGGGAATGATCGGCATCTGGTCGCTGACCCCCGGCCAAGTCGTGACGGCGAACGAGGCACCCTTGCCGCCGGAAACCGGCAGATGGCTGCTCGACGTTGACGGCCAACGAACCGAACTCGAACGGGAGGACGACACACAGTTTTACGACGGAAATCGAGTCGGACTGTCGGAGACGGGCGACGGCTATCGCCTTCGGGTCGGCGACGACGAGCGGGAACTCGACGGGGACGAACTCCGCGAAGAACTGCTGGACATGACCGAATACGTCCCGAGCATGGACGACATCGTCGATTCGATGGAGGAGTTCGAAGCCGCGAAGGAAGCGGGGAGGGGTGCCATCGCCATGACGCAGGCGACGACCGTCGTCATCGACGGCGTCGAGATCGACATCGAGAACGACCGGATGTGGGACGAAGCCACGTACCAAGCCGCGATGACGCCGATCGCCGTGTTCCAGGACGTGTACGAGAACCGGCCGGACCAGCACGATGCGTTGGCGGAACTGTACGGCGAGAACGTGGTCGAACGCGCGATGCAGGTCGGCTGA
- the aceA gene encoding isocitrate lyase: MKPETPTRDIENRAGKELREMLNDQNYVFAPGLYHALDARLAEMAGLDAAYMSGYSTVLGQFGFPDLEMVTMTEMVENAKRIVEATNLPVIADCDTGYGGIHNVRRAVREYEKAGVAAIHIEDQTTPKRCGHIAGKQIVSREKARARFEAAVDAKQSEDTVIIARTDAYGSANGDWEEHLERGRIYADAGVDIVWPEMPDPSREDAVEYAETIHETHPDLKLAFNYSSSFAWSEEDDPLTFEELGDLGYKYIFITLFALHSGAHSVYEDFERLAEDDEQAQFDLEGRYLDHPTESHHELSFVSRYQDIETQFDPEARERIEGSEGFSEDESTPITSNSEDDEEVVASEQGDD; this comes from the coding sequence ATGAAACCCGAAACACCGACGAGAGACATCGAGAATCGCGCCGGAAAGGAACTCCGAGAGATGCTGAACGACCAGAACTACGTCTTCGCACCCGGACTCTATCACGCCCTCGACGCCCGACTGGCGGAAATGGCCGGACTCGACGCCGCGTACATGAGCGGCTATTCGACCGTGCTCGGCCAGTTCGGCTTCCCGGACTTGGAGATGGTGACGATGACCGAGATGGTCGAGAACGCGAAACGCATCGTCGAAGCCACCAACCTCCCCGTTATCGCCGACTGTGACACGGGCTACGGCGGCATCCACAACGTCCGGCGGGCCGTGCGCGAGTACGAAAAGGCCGGTGTCGCCGCCATCCACATCGAGGACCAGACGACGCCGAAACGCTGTGGCCACATCGCGGGCAAGCAAATCGTCTCCCGCGAGAAAGCCCGCGCCCGCTTCGAGGCCGCCGTCGATGCGAAGCAATCCGAGGACACCGTCATCATCGCCCGAACCGACGCCTACGGGTCGGCGAACGGCGACTGGGAGGAACACCTCGAACGCGGCCGCATCTATGCCGACGCGGGCGTCGATATCGTGTGGCCCGAGATGCCCGACCCGAGTCGAGAGGACGCGGTCGAGTACGCCGAAACCATCCACGAGACCCATCCCGATCTGAAACTCGCGTTCAACTACTCCTCGTCGTTCGCGTGGTCGGAGGAGGACGACCCGCTCACCTTCGAGGAACTGGGAGACCTCGGCTACAAGTACATCTTCATCACGCTGTTCGCGCTCCATTCGGGTGCACACAGCGTCTACGAGGACTTCGAACGACTCGCCGAGGACGACGAGCAGGCGCAGTTCGACCTCGAAGGCAGATACCTCGACCACCCTACGGAATCGCACCACGAACTCTCGTTCGTCAGTCGGTATCAGGACATCGAGACGCAGTTCGACCCGGAGGCCCGCGAGCGAATCGAGGGTTCGGAAGGGTTCAGCGAGGACGAATCGACCCCCATCACCTCTAACTCGGAGGATGACGAAGAGGTGGTCGCTTCCGAGCAGGGAGACGACTGA
- a CDS encoding MFS transporter, translating to MVGGRFRSARWWYIVAAVLAVGTAGTYQFSWPAIRGALGAHASASGTELGAIFSVLVVAETLTAFPAGWIRDRYGPRLPFFVAAALLFGGFVGASFVPSLPALYLWFALGGAGMGIAYDVAINTPSRWFVSRRGMATGAVSMAFSGTSFLLIPFIKSAVETSFSPTLFVLGVAAGVAGVVAGLVIHDPEEEWDDDSEDGSSDTVADSEDDGSDTNDDPAAADSAAGSNVTWRTMIRTRRFWLLYVLFAVVNGVGLVLIEKVIVYATHLGLSVTAATAAASMVALGQATGVIVIGTASDRLGRERTLAGSVVCCGIALTALVVSGGMGLQWMFVALAWLTMFFRAPSFSILPGLVGEYYGEEFSSENYAVMLTAKLWGGIYGGLVASLLVIRIGWSPTFLLSAGLAFVAGAVALVFLR from the coding sequence ATGGTGGGTGGTCGTTTTCGCTCCGCACGGTGGTGGTACATCGTCGCCGCAGTCCTCGCCGTCGGAACTGCCGGAACGTATCAGTTCTCGTGGCCAGCGATTCGCGGCGCGTTAGGAGCACACGCCTCGGCCTCCGGGACGGAACTCGGGGCGATATTCTCGGTGTTGGTGGTCGCGGAGACGCTCACCGCGTTCCCCGCCGGATGGATCCGTGATCGTTACGGCCCTCGACTCCCGTTCTTCGTGGCCGCGGCCCTGCTGTTCGGCGGGTTCGTCGGTGCCAGTTTCGTCCCGTCGCTCCCCGCGCTCTACCTCTGGTTCGCGCTCGGCGGGGCGGGTATGGGCATCGCCTACGATGTCGCGATAAACACCCCCTCGCGTTGGTTCGTCTCGCGCCGCGGGATGGCGACGGGTGCGGTGAGCATGGCGTTCAGCGGAACGAGCTTTCTGCTCATCCCGTTCATCAAGAGCGCCGTCGAAACCTCTTTCTCCCCGACCCTGTTCGTTTTGGGCGTCGCCGCGGGCGTCGCGGGTGTGGTCGCCGGACTCGTCATCCACGATCCCGAGGAGGAGTGGGACGACGATTCGGAAGACGGCAGTTCGGACACGGTCGCCGATTCGGAAGACGACGGGTCTGACACGAACGACGATCCGGCGGCCGCTGATTCGGCCGCCGGATCGAACGTCACGTGGCGGACGATGATTCGAACGCGTCGGTTTTGGTTGTTGTACGTCCTCTTCGCCGTCGTCAACGGCGTCGGTCTCGTGCTCATCGAGAAGGTCATCGTGTACGCGACTCACCTCGGCCTCTCCGTGACGGCCGCGACGGCGGCGGCGTCCATGGTCGCGTTGGGGCAGGCGACCGGCGTCATCGTCATCGGAACCGCGTCCGACCGCTTGGGACGGGAACGGACCCTCGCCGGTTCGGTGGTCTGTTGTGGTATCGCGCTCACGGCGCTGGTCGTCTCGGGCGGGATGGGATTACAGTGGATGTTCGTCGCGCTCGCGTGGTTGACGATGTTCTTCAGAGCGCCCTCGTTTTCCATCCTCCCGGGACTCGTCGGCGAGTACTACGGCGAGGAGTTCTCCTCGGAAAACTATGCCGTGATGCTCACGGCGAAGTTGTGGGGCGGCATCTACGGCGGGTTGGTTGCCAGCCTCCTCGTGATTCGGATCGGTTGGTCGCCGACCTTCCTGTTGAGTGCGGGATTGGCGTTCGTCGCGGGGGCCGTCGCGCTCGTGTTCCTCCGGTGA
- a CDS encoding carotenoid oxygenase family protein, with the protein MTARSSIGFRSLTDEIDHDCCVTGTVPDWLSGTLIRNGPGAFEMAGSSVDHWFDGLAMLHAFTFGDGVTYRNRFVRSDAYRSARNGNFESGFATGNTTLRDRLRAFLFEKPYDNANIIAERIGDDYLALTELPRWVAFDPDTLETLGHVQYDGPEPAGNLACAHLKRDPITDELVNFETSFGRNCHYHVHSIPSATDREHICSIPVDEPAYMHSFALTPNYVVLTEFPFVVNPLDFIKPGAQGPFIENFTWKPERGTRFFVIDRRRGAVVAAPRTEAFFGFHHANAYEDDGEIVLDLETVPDATAIEVLYLDNLRDGNFGGLSGRLERFRVDPKSESVERERMYDGTALPTTSPDRWCRKHRYVYAQSPDPQMTTWPEAIAKIDTETHRAVEFADEGSYLGEPIFVPNPDGERTDDGVILTPSLDPETERSSLIVVDGESLAELARAASRTRFRSTSTVDFSPN; encoded by the coding sequence ATGACTGCCCGGTCCTCCATCGGCTTTCGCTCGTTGACCGACGAGATCGACCACGATTGTTGCGTCACCGGAACCGTGCCGGACTGGCTCTCGGGCACGCTGATTCGAAACGGTCCCGGCGCGTTCGAGATGGCCGGGTCGTCGGTGGATCACTGGTTCGACGGGTTGGCGATGCTCCACGCGTTCACCTTCGGCGACGGCGTCACCTACCGAAACCGATTCGTCCGCAGCGACGCCTACCGATCCGCCCGAAACGGAAACTTCGAGAGCGGGTTTGCGACGGGGAACACGACGCTCCGCGACCGCCTGAGGGCGTTTCTCTTCGAGAAACCGTACGACAACGCGAACATCATCGCCGAACGGATCGGTGACGACTATCTCGCACTGACGGAACTGCCGCGCTGGGTCGCGTTCGACCCGGACACGCTCGAAACGCTCGGTCACGTCCAGTATGACGGGCCGGAACCCGCCGGAAACCTCGCCTGTGCCCACCTGAAACGCGACCCGATAACGGACGAACTCGTGAACTTCGAGACCTCGTTCGGACGGAACTGCCACTATCACGTCCACTCGATACCCTCGGCGACCGACCGCGAGCACATCTGCTCGATTCCCGTGGACGAACCGGCGTACATGCACAGTTTCGCGCTGACGCCGAACTACGTCGTCCTCACCGAGTTCCCGTTCGTGGTGAACCCGCTCGACTTCATCAAGCCGGGCGCACAGGGTCCGTTCATCGAGAATTTCACGTGGAAACCGGAACGCGGCACGCGCTTTTTCGTCATCGACCGCCGACGCGGGGCCGTCGTCGCTGCACCGCGGACGGAGGCGTTTTTCGGTTTCCATCACGCCAACGCCTACGAGGACGACGGCGAAATCGTCCTCGACCTCGAAACCGTGCCGGATGCGACCGCCATCGAGGTGTTGTACCTCGACAATCTTCGAGACGGTAATTTCGGCGGGTTGAGCGGCCGGTTGGAGCGATTTCGTGTCGATCCCAAATCGGAATCCGTCGAGCGCGAGCGGATGTACGACGGGACGGCGCTCCCGACGACGTCGCCCGACCGCTGGTGTCGAAAACACCGATACGTCTACGCGCAATCGCCCGACCCACAGATGACGACGTGGCCCGAGGCTATCGCGAAGATAGACACCGAGACGCACCGGGCGGTGGAGTTCGCGGACGAGGGGAGTTATCTCGGCGAACCGATTTTCGTTCCCAACCCGGACGGCGAGCGGACGGACGATGGCGTCATCCTGACGCCCTCGCTCGACCCCGAAACCGAACGGTCGTCGCTGATCGTCGTGGACGGCGAGTCGCTCGCCGAACTCGCGCGGGCAGCGTCCCGCACCCGATTCCGTTCGACTTCCACGGTCGATTTTTCCCCGAACTGA